The Frankiales bacterium nucleotide sequence GCTCTCCGGCCTCCTGGAGTGCGCGACCTGCGGCGGCTCCATGCGCCTGCACTCGCGCGGGCAGGACGGCGCGCAGGCCTACTCCTGCCACGGGCGTTCTGACGGCACCGGATGCACCGCTGCGGCGTCGATCTCGGCGGCAGACGTCGAGCAGTACGTCGCCCGCACCTTCGTCGCGGACCTCGGAAGCGAGCCCGAGCTCTACGAGATCCGGCATGAGCCGGCGTCTGGCCTCCCCTCCGTCGAGGAGGCGATCCAAGCCGCCGTCGCAGCGGTTGCCACATCCGCCACAGCCGACGCCGTCGACACGCTCCGCGCTCTTCAGGAGCGCCGCGCCGCTCTGCTTGACGCTCCCCCCGAGGTGACTGTCGAGTGGCGCGAGACGGGCCGCACCATCGGCGAGGCCTTCGCGGAAGACTCCGTCGAGGAAGCCCGCGCGATGCTCGCCGCCAACATCGACGGGCGGATCCTCGTCTTCCCCGGCGTTCGCGGCCGCCGCCCTGCCTCATTCGACCTGGGCGAGCGCCTCGCGTGGGAGTGGCGTCCTCGCGCCTGACGCCTGTTGGGCTCGCCATCCCGTGAAGTTGCGCCATCCGGCGAGCAGCCCCGGCGCTACTGACCCTGTCCTCCTGTGTCTGGCCGTTTGGGCACCTGAGCAGGTAGCGCACCCCTGACCGACTCCTCCTGAGTGCGCTCGACTCGGCGACCCGTTCAGGTCACGGCTCGGCAACGAAGTGCGTCCGTGTGAGCAGGTCGAGCGCCGCTAGCGCCCTCCTCATGTGTGCCACGACCGTCGGGGCAAGCCACATGGTGAGCAGCCATGGAGCCGCTGGCCCTCTACATAGGTGTTCCCTGCTCGCCGATCTGTGCCCACCGCGCACGCCGCTCCCGTGAGATCCGGAGGCCGCGCCTCACCTCTGTCTACCGGCCTCGAATCCCCGTCACCCGTGCCAGCGGGTGACCGCCCCCACTGCCAGAAGGAAGCCCCCGTGAGATGCCCCCTCCCCGATCCCTGCCCCATCTGCTCCGGTCCGCTCACCTACGGAGGGCGCGGCCGGCGTCCGGTCTTCTGCTCCCCGCGCTGTAAGGCCGCGAGCGACGCGCAGAGCCGCCCGGATCGCCGCGCCGCCGAGACGCCCGAGGAGTCCGCCGCATCCGAGGCCAAGCTCCACGCGATCCTCGACCGGCGCCCCGCCCACGACCTGACCCGCCGCACCCGCGACCGTCTCGTAGCCACGCGCGGCATGACGACCGAGTCCCCGAAGGCCTACCTTGCAGACGACGGCCGGCTCTCCCGCGCCTTCGCACCCGACCGCACTAGAGACCGCCCGACCCGGCGCGCTGCCACGACGGTCGATGACCAGGCCCTCGACGGCTTCACCCTCGACGGCGCTGTGAAGGGTGCCTCCCGCAAGCGCGAGAAGGACCCGGCCGCCCTGTGGCTCGCCGACCACCACCCCGAGGCCCTGGCCGACTTCGGGCACGACTTCTGACCGGCCTGACCGCGAAATATCCCTAGTGGGAAGACAACCCCCATACCGCCCGCACCCGGCGCCCTGGCAGGCCCGTGCGGGAAGCGAGGCCCCTGGCGCGGATCCCGCTGGGGGCCTTGCGCTTGGCCTGCCAGCGTGACAAACGAAGGAGGCGTCCGTGAGCACCTACGTGACGACCTGCTCAGAGTGCTCGGTGACCTTCGAGTCCGGACGCTCCTGGGCGAAGACCTGCTCTGACCGATGCCGCCAGCGCCGCCATCGCCGAACCCACGACGAGCGCCGAGCCGAGGCCGCCCGACGCCTTCGTCGCCTGATCGCAGAGACGGTCACGGCCGGTACCGCCGCCGAATGTGAAGCCCTGGACGCGATGCTCGACCTTGTCGGCGAAGAGGCCTTCGCCGACTCGCTGACGGCTCTAGGTCGCTGACCCACGACTCCGAGCCCCCTGCGGCTCGGCCCCTTCTCCTCGGGTGGAGAGAACGCCCCGCCCGCTCCTCGGACCACGGCCCGGCCAGGCCCCGGGGAGCGGGCGGCGTGCGTCGCTGCCCGAGCCCACCCGACCCCACGGAGACCCAGATGGACCCCCTCTCGACCCTGATCGGCGCATCCGGCGCCCAGCCCGACCCGCATCGCGGCACCGAGTCCCTCGTCGGCCGCTGCCCGATCTGCGATCACGCGAAGTCGCTGATCGTCTCGCTCGCCCCCGAGCGCGCCTCGGTGTGGTGCGTGATGAATCACGGCGCCTGCGACGCCGACGCGATCGTCGACCGCCTCGGCCTGCCCACCGACGTGATCCTGGAGCGCCTCGCCTCCGGCGGCTTCGAACTGGCGCACGACCGGCCGCTCCAGGCCTCGCGCACCCTGCTCGGCGTCACCCTCCTCACCCGCGCCGATCTCGCCACGCTGCCCGAGCCCGAGCCCCTGATCGCCGAGACCCTTGACCGCCGCTCGATCGCACTCCTCGCCGGCCCACCCGGCACCGGGAAGTCCTTCGTCGCTTTGGACTGGGCCGCCTCCGTCGCGACCGGCGCCCCGTGGCTCGGACGGACCGCCGAGCCCGGCCGCGTCCTCTACATCGTCGGCGAAGGCGCCCACGGCCTCCACGCGCGTCTCTCGGCGTGGGAGGCGCATCACGGCGCGGAGATCGAGACCGACCGCTTCGTCGTCCTACCGGCCGCTATCCAAGTGACACGCCCCGCCGACCTGCGCGAGTTGGCGGACCACGTCGAGCGCGAGGACTTCGACCTCGTCGTCTTCGACACCCTCGCCCGCATGGCCGTCGGCGTGGACGAGAACAGTGCCGAAGGCATGGGTCGCCTCGTCGATGCCTTCGAGACCGTCAAGCGCGCCACGCCACGCGGCACCGTCCTCGTCGTCCACCACACCGGCAAGGACGGCGAAACCGTGCGCGGCTCCTCCTCCCTGGAGGGCGCGATGGACACCGTCTACCGGATCGACGCGACCTTCGAGCCGCACGCCCTGAAGCGTACGAAGCGCAAGGACGGCCCGGTCGAGGACGTGATCGACTTCCGCCTCCAGGAGGTCGCCGACTCCTGCGTCTTCGTCCCGACCGATCGACGCTCCTTCGCCACCATCGAAGCCGACCCGGAGGCGTGGCACGCAGGCTGGACGGCCGTGCGACTGACCTTCCGTGGCGACGCCGACTTCTCGAAGTCGGACGCCGTGCGCACCATGATCGCCAGCGGCATCGCTCGGACGACCGCCTATCGCTACCTCACGGAGCTGGTCGCGCACGGCCTCGTCCGTAACGTCATGCGGTCCGAGTCCGCGCCGCCCCGCTACAAGGTCCAGGACCACGTCGCCCGGCGGCTGCGCATCGCGATCCCAGAACCGTTCGCCCTTCGGCTCCCTGACGGGGCCGACGGCGTCCCACTCCCGTCCCACTGAGGCCGAACAGGTAAGTCCGTCCCACGGAACGGCGCGGCGTCCCACGCCGCGTCCCACCCGTGGGACGCCGTCTCACCTGCGATGACGCCGTGATCCGTCCCACGTCCGTCCCACCCCAACAGGCGTCCCACCCCGACCCCCATAGGGAGTGGGACGCCCGTGGGACGTGGGACGCCGACCCCCCTCCAACGCACGGCCCGCTGGTCCCAGGCCGTCTGAGCGCGCAGCGGCCCACCTGGGTTCCACCGCTGCGCGCTAGTCGCCCGCGCCGGGCTCCTCGCCACCTTCCGGGCCTGGAGCTCGGCGCCGGGCGCGACCTGACCACCGACCACGGAACCCACGACCACGAAGGGAACCCGTCACATGACGACCACGACCTACCGCCCCCACCGCGTCCGTACCGGCGCCGCGACCTACGAGACCGTCAACTTCGACCCGGCCGTGACCGCTTCGGTCGACGGCACCTACCGAAGCGGCGCCCTCCTCCTCGCCGCCGACGACGCCGGCCGCGTCTGGCTCCTCGCGCCACCTTCTGGCGCCGCTCACCATGACCTCGACGGCAGCCTCTACGGCGTGCCGCTCGACGCCCTGGAGCACGTCCTCGACCCGGCGGACTTCGCGCTGCTCTTCTCCGGCTACCTGTCCCAGCGGCGGGAGGCATGACCGCCGACGACGACGGCCTCGGCCACCTCGCCCTCTGGCCCTCGGCGCCCGCGCTCCGGGCCGACGAAGCCCGCCTCGCGGCCCGCCGCGCGACCTACCGCCCTCCGGCGTGGGTCCGCTGCGTCGTCGCCTTCTACGCCTACACGGGCCGCCCTGTGCCCGACGACTCCGTCGCTGCGCGCTACCTGCGCCGCGGCTCCTAGACCGCACGCCGCGCGCCGCTCGCGCCCGTCCTTCCGCGAGCCCGGCCGCCGCAGCGTGCTCGGCTGCGCCGCGCCCCTTCGGACCGTCCTCGGTCTTGGTCCGGCGGGGCGTGGCGCGGCTCCTGCTGCTCTCGAAGGGAACCCCGATGCCTGCCTCTTCCTCCTCGTCCTGGCGAACCTCACCGCTGCCCGTCAACTGGCGCCAGATCCGCAACGTCGTGATCCGCCGCGACGGTGGTCGGTGCGTCTGGGTCGACTACGACGGCGCCTCGCGTCGGCGCTGCGCCGAGACAGGCTCCGGTCCCGGCGGTCGCCTTGAGGTCGATCACATCGGCGACCCCACGGACCACTCGCCGATGAACCTCCGCACCCTCTGCGCCTTCCACCACCGGATCCTCACCAACCGCCAGGCCGCCGCCGCGCGCCGCGCGCGAGCCTCGCGCAACCGCGAGCCCGAGCGTCACCCCGGCCTGCTCTGAGCTGGCAGGCGCAGACCCCTGGCACCCGACCCCCCTCCACCCCCCTCGTGCGTCCTGGACGGCATCGCGCCTCGGCCCGGTTACGTATCGACCTCTGACCCACCTACCTGCCTCCTGGAGGCCGCATGCCCGCCCCCGCTGTCCCGGAGGGCCTCTCCGACGACGCCCGGGACCTGTTCCTCGACGTACTCGAAGCCGACCCGGAACTGGACGCGCACCGCTTCCACGCGCTCGTCCAGGCGTGTCGCCTGATCTCCCTCGCCGACACCTGCGAGGCCTCGATCGGCGAGTCGGTCACCGTTCCCGGCTACCGGGGCCAGCCCGTCGCGAACCCGCTCATCGGCGAGGCGCGTCTCGCCCGCGCCGCCGCCGTCGTCGCGCTGAAGGCGGCCGGGCTGACCCCGACCGCCTCCTCCGCCTCGGCGGCCGGCGCTGCGCTCGTCCGCAAGCGCTGGGCCTCGCGATGAGGCGGCCCACCACGACGACCGCCTCAGCGCCGGCACTCCCGCCCCCGCCGCCCCTCACCCCCGCCGACGTCGCCACCGCGCGCGGCTCGATCCTCCGCGCCGCCTTCGACGCCGCCACCCGCTACCGCGCCGCCCACCCCGGTGCCCCGGTCGACGGCTCCGTCGCTCGGACCCTCGCCCAGGACTTCGCCAGAGACCACGGGCGCGTGAGCTGACAACCCCCGCACCCCCCGACTCCACGGCGATAGCGCGCCCGCCGTCCTACCCGGCGCGCCCGGTGACCCAGGAGGTCACACCCGAATGACCGAGAACACCGCCGCTCTGCTCCCCAACGGGAGGAGCGTCCTCGACCCGAAGACCCACCTCGGCGGCCCGCAGCGCGAGCCCAAATCCGCCCCGGCGCTGGTCGCGCTCCTCGCGCAGCATGACCCCGCCGTGGCCTCGGCCGCCGAGGCCTACGCCGCCGCGCTCGCCGCCGCCGAGGCCGCCCGCGACGCCGGAGCCGAGATCGCCCAGGACTTCCAGGACGCGCAGGCCGCGTACCAGCTCACGGTCCGCTCCGGCGACGCGAAGGCCAAGGAGCCGGACGCGACCGCAGCGATCGCCGCCGCCCACGTCGCGCACCGCAGCTACGCCGCCCTCGACAGGGCCGCCTCGCACGCCGCGACGGCCCTCGACGAGGCGGTCGACACCGCCTCCGTCGGCGACGCCCGAGCCGCCGCGCACGCCGCCATGGAGGCGACGGCAGAGACCGCCCGCACCGCGCTCGCCGCAGCCGAGCAGGCCGTCGCCGCCACCGAGCAGGCAGCAAGGCTCCTCCGTGAGATCGACCGGCGCGCCCTGATCGCCTCCGGCGTCCGCCCGACCGAGGCCGCCCAGGACGTCGACAACCTGGCCCGCCAGGCGGAGGACGACCGGGTCCTCGTCGCCCGCCGCACCGCCGCCCTGCGAGGCGGAGACCTCCCCCTCGCGCTGCGCATCCCGACGCCGACGTTCATCGAGGGCACCCGCACCCCCGCCCCCGACCGCCTCGCAGCCACCCGAGCCGCCGAGAACGCCGAGGCCGCCCGGCGTCGTAGCGGCCTCCCGTCGGGCCGCGTCGGCACCCTCCGCGCCGTCTAGGAGACCACGATGACCACCCACGACCCCGTCAAGGCCGCCGTCGCCGCCGCGCTGGAGCGCACCGAGAACCCGCCGCCCCGCGCCCCCACTCGGGAAGAGGTCTTCGACGCTCACAACGAGCGCCTCAAGGATCTGGGCTACCCGCCCCGCGCCTACACCGACTCGAAGGGCCGCCTCGTCGTCCCCGACGGCGCGGAGCCGTGAGCCGCCGCCCCCGCCGCGTCGAGACGGCGCCGAACGTAGTTCGCGACCACCTCCCGGTGAGCGACCCCGACACCTACACCGCCCACGCGAGGGCGCTGTACGGCCTGCTCCTCCCGGCGGCACTCGAAGCCGGGCACACCGACGACCGCGCCACTCGCCGCTACGTCGTCTCGGTCGCAGCTCCGGCCCTCGTCGTCGACTCGCTGCGCGGGGTCGACGACTACGGCACCGGCCCCGGCGAGCCCGACAGCATCGTCGCGCAGCAGATCGCTGCGCGTGCGTCCAACCTGCGCGCGGCCGTGGCCGGCGCCTGGATCCAGGAGGTGAGCCGATGACCGGCCACAACTTCGTCAGGGCGTCGTGCCCCATCGGCATGCCCGCCGAGGAGCACAGCGCCCTGACCGCCACCGCCGCCGAGTTCTCCGAGAAGCGCAAGGCACCCCCGGCGCAACCTGCCGCCCCGGAGCCCGCCCCGGAGCCCGACGACCTCGACGAGGCCCTCGCAGCGATCGAGGACGAGCATCGCGACTGAACGCTGCGCCCGGCCCCCGACCCTTCCCTCAGCGGGGGCCGTGGGCCGGGCGCGCACCGCGATCAGATGCAGCATGCTGAGCGGCACGCGGCCGCGCTGACGCAAGCCCGCCGCCGAAACGAGGGAGCCAGCGTGACGCTCATCGCCTTCTACGCGAACAGGGACTTCGCAGTCGTGGCCGCGGACCGACGGGTGACGTTGCCGGACGGAACCATCAAGGAGGACAGCTACACGAAGTTGCTGACGTGGGACGGGGGGTTGGTCTTCGGTCTGACGGGCGCCGCCTACCTGAACGTCTCTGGGCAACAGGTTCGGTCTATCGACTGGCTGGCGAAGGATCTCGCTGCATCTGCCTTAGCCGGAAGCGCCAGGCGCCTGGATCTCGCGGCGGTGACAAAGAGGCTCAATCGAGTCGCCCTGCGAAATCCTCGGCGGAAGCTCGCCTTCGCCGGGATCGGCTTCCTCGATCGGCGGCCCACGCTCGCGCTGATCAGCAACATGCACATGGCTGACGGCACCATCCGGAGTCATCCCGCCCGGCTATTCGTGGCGACCTCGTTGCAGGACTACCACGAGGAGTTCTTCACTCTCGGCGTTCCACCATCGCAGGCATCGCTCGACCTGCTGCACAAGGCGATTCCCAAGGTCAGATCGAACCCAATGGCCGTGGCTCAGGTGCTTGTCGGCTTCATCAAGCGCTCGTCCGGTCCGGTCGTTGGGCAGGAATGCCTCGTCGTCTGGCTCCACAGCGACGCCACGGTCGACGACGCGTTCTACTGCGACGTCCTCGGTCCAGGCATTCGACCTGGCGCACTCGTCAACTTCGCGATGCCTGTGGGAGTGATGGGTAGCGGCGTCTCACACATACACCCACAACCTCTACGACGTTCTCGCCGACGTCGCGACTGACAGCACGACGCCCGCCTCCGTGGCTCGGAGGCGGGCGTCGTACTCGCTCGTGTGGACTAGATGTGCGTGTTGATCCAGTCCCAATCAGCCTTGTTCAGCCAGCCAGCGGCGGTGCCGCCCACAGTCATGACCAGCACTCGGTCGTTCTTGTCCACGTGCCCCGCGAGCGAGTCCCACACGGCCGCGGGGCTGTGAGCGGTGGCCACAAGCCACGTCGACTGCAGGCAGTGCCTGTACGCACCGAGGCCCTTGATGGCCTCGATCAGACCGGAGTAGTTCTGCCCCGGCCGCTGGAGGTCGTAGGAGACCATGATTCCGTTCATCGTGTTCCTTCACCTTCCGCTCCGCGGCGAATGTCGCGTGAGCAGCTCTGAGTGAGGACACCTCGTGTGACAGAGGGCACAGCCAGCGCGCTC carries:
- a CDS encoding HNH endonuclease, with translation MPASSSSSWRTSPLPVNWRQIRNVVIRRDGGRCVWVDYDGASRRRCAETGSGPGGRLEVDHIGDPTDHSPMNLRTLCAFHHRILTNRQAAAARRARASRNREPERHPGLL
- a CDS encoding AAA family ATPase, with the translated sequence MDPLSTLIGASGAQPDPHRGTESLVGRCPICDHAKSLIVSLAPERASVWCVMNHGACDADAIVDRLGLPTDVILERLASGGFELAHDRPLQASRTLLGVTLLTRADLATLPEPEPLIAETLDRRSIALLAGPPGTGKSFVALDWAASVATGAPWLGRTAEPGRVLYIVGEGAHGLHARLSAWEAHHGAEIETDRFVVLPAAIQVTRPADLRELADHVEREDFDLVVFDTLARMAVGVDENSAEGMGRLVDAFETVKRATPRGTVLVVHHTGKDGETVRGSSSLEGAMDTVYRIDATFEPHALKRTKRKDGPVEDVIDFRLQEVADSCVFVPTDRRSFATIEADPEAWHAGWTAVRLTFRGDADFSKSDAVRTMIASGIARTTAYRYLTELVAHGLVRNVMRSESAPPRYKVQDHVARRLRIAIPEPFALRLPDGADGVPLPSH